In Gemmatimonadota bacterium, a genomic segment contains:
- a CDS encoding DUF1800 domain-containing protein: MRFIDRLGQRAEWKDLDLRLLRRITLGMTASDVTAVKAIGFDRYLEEQLTPSSIDDTACDTRIATRYPQFAYSQATLLAKESVFWNEVVAPVQRAIVERGAFSKRQLQERMTEFWTDHFNIANSPPRLVDYRDVIRQHALGNFGDMVRASMRSPAMLIYLDQVWSTKWGVNENYARELMELHTVGWNGGYTQQDVHELARVLTGWTIDGNRNFLYRADYHDFGAKTVMGVDFPARPQAGGTAGMDEAMTFAEFLINHPATARHIATKLLRWFIRPDPTNTQINAVAAAYTATGGDIKAMLRAVLTRNNLANAPAKLKRPFHYYVSALRTTGVTVDPWSDWNNSEGGGAPLGPGAPDLRLADPRRLSRPRRVLGGADGQPLECHVVGGGQLGTAGAVSALSPRFHGWGRRPRGRGRDQPAHVRRRDDHVAVHRTHALAAGEPNVQ, encoded by the coding sequence GTGCGCTTCATCGACCGGCTGGGGCAGCGTGCCGAGTGGAAGGACCTCGACTTGCGGCTGCTACGGCGCATCACGCTCGGCATGACTGCTAGCGACGTCACGGCGGTCAAGGCGATCGGCTTCGACCGTTACCTGGAGGAGCAGCTCACGCCGTCCAGCATCGACGACACCGCCTGCGACACGCGCATCGCCACGCGCTACCCGCAGTTCGCCTACTCGCAGGCCACGCTCCTGGCCAAGGAGTCGGTCTTCTGGAACGAGGTGGTGGCCCCGGTGCAGCGGGCCATCGTCGAGCGGGGGGCCTTCTCGAAGCGTCAGCTGCAAGAGCGGATGACCGAGTTCTGGACCGACCACTTCAACATCGCCAATTCCCCGCCCCGGCTGGTCGACTACCGCGACGTGATCCGGCAGCACGCGTTAGGCAACTTCGGCGACATGGTGCGCGCCAGCATGCGCTCCCCGGCGATGCTCATCTACCTCGACCAGGTGTGGAGCACCAAGTGGGGGGTCAACGAGAACTACGCGCGCGAGCTGATGGAGCTGCACACCGTGGGGTGGAACGGGGGCTACACGCAGCAGGACGTGCACGAACTCGCCCGCGTCCTCACCGGCTGGACCATCGACGGTAACCGCAACTTCTTGTATCGCGCCGACTATCACGACTTCGGCGCCAAGACGGTCATGGGGGTCGACTTCCCGGCGCGTCCGCAGGCGGGGGGGACGGCGGGGATGGACGAGGCGATGACGTTCGCCGAGTTCCTCATCAACCATCCGGCGACCGCGCGCCACATCGCCACCAAGCTGCTGCGCTGGTTCATTCGTCCCGACCCGACCAACACGCAGATCAACGCCGTCGCGGCCGCGTACACCGCGACCGGAGGCGACATCAAGGCGATGCTGCGCGCCGTGCTCACGCGCAACAACCTGGCAAACGCCCCGGCCAAGCTGAAGCGTCCGTTCCACTACTACGTCTCGGCGCTGCGCACCACCGGGGTGACGGTCGATCCGTGGAGCGACTGGAACAACTCGGAGGGGGGAGGGGCGCCTCTGGGACCTGGCGCACCAGATCTTCGCCTGGCAGACCCCCGACGGCTATCCCGACCGCGCCGAGTACTGGGCGGGGCTGATGGTCAACCGCTGGAATGCCATGTCGTCGGTGGTGGGCAACTGGGGACAGCCGGGGCAGTATCCGCGCTCTCCCCGCGGTTCCATGGATGGGGCCGACGACCGCGGGGTCGTGGCCGAGATCAACCGGCGCATGTTCGGCGGCGAGATGACCATGTCGCTGTCCACCGAACTCACGCGCTGGCTGCAGGTGAACCCAACGTCCAATAG
- a CDS encoding GGDEF domain-containing protein: MRRSDLVARYGGEEFVVILHDTTAEQALERLEQMRHLVSREDVLPDRAEPTRMTVSIGVADRPHDGETALDIVAEADRRLFAAKEAGRNRVVGPPRSAPALARGA; this comes from the coding sequence GTGCGTCGCAGCGACCTCGTGGCGCGCTACGGGGGGGAGGAGTTCGTCGTGATCCTGCACGACACCACCGCCGAGCAGGCGCTCGAACGCCTGGAGCAGATGCGGCACCTCGTGTCGCGCGAGGACGTCCTCCCCGACCGCGCGGAGCCGACGCGCATGACGGTGAGCATCGGGGTCGCCGACCGTCCGCACGATGGGGAGACGGCGCTCGACATCGTGGCCGAAGCCGACCGTCGCCTCTTTGCGGCCAAGGAAGCCGGGCGCAATCGCGTGGTGGGTCCGCCGCGTTCGGCCCCGGCGTTGGCCCGTGGCGCCTAG
- a CDS encoding DUF1501 domain-containing protein has product MNLLKAIGFSQYVPANGAVYPQTDFGKGLRALAAIIKGDAGLEAAHLDIGGWDTHANQGPTSGTMHTLMQDFSNSLGAFWADVMQGAGSHNVTVVVFSEFGRNARENGSQGTDHGRASVAFFMGQGIAGGRVMAQWPGLQRAQLEDGQDLRVTIDHRDLLAEIVKYRLGNPNLTTIFPGYVPVERGITTTGAAAPASALPRRRSLLRQGPGA; this is encoded by the coding sequence GTGAACCTGCTCAAGGCGATCGGCTTCTCGCAGTACGTCCCCGCCAACGGCGCGGTCTATCCGCAGACCGATTTCGGGAAGGGGCTGCGGGCGCTGGCGGCGATCATCAAGGGCGATGCCGGGCTCGAGGCGGCGCACCTGGACATCGGCGGATGGGACACGCACGCCAACCAGGGGCCGACGTCGGGGACGATGCACACCCTGATGCAGGACTTCTCCAACTCGCTCGGCGCCTTCTGGGCCGACGTGATGCAGGGGGCCGGCAGCCACAACGTGACGGTGGTCGTCTTCTCCGAGTTCGGGCGCAACGCGCGCGAGAACGGGTCGCAGGGAACCGACCACGGGCGGGCCAGCGTCGCCTTCTTCATGGGCCAGGGGATTGCCGGCGGTCGCGTGATGGCGCAGTGGCCCGGGTTGCAGCGCGCCCAGCTCGAGGACGGGCAGGACCTGCGCGTCACCATCGACCATCGCGACCTGCTCGCCGAGATCGTGAAGTACCGGCTGGGGAACCCCAACCTCACGACGATCTTCCCCGGCTACGTCCCGGTGGAGCGCGGGATCACCACCACGGGGGCCGCCGCGCCGGCCAGCGCCCTCCCGCGCCGCCGGAGCCTGCTGCGCCAGGGGCCGGGCGCCTGA
- a CDS encoding serine/threonine protein kinase, whose translation MAAWGWCTSPATSPSIAWSPSRSCRANSPGIRRPRRFLREARTAAQPSHPNIVPVHHADAVGDLAFFAMAYVDGENLGDRVRARGALPVAEAVRYLREAAWALAYAHARGVVHRDIKPENILLDRATGRVMVTDFGIARDAARADGLTQTGHVLGTVHYMSPEQVAGEPLDGRSDLYALGVVGFQLLSARLPFEGDVASAILVAHATRLAPSLASIAPGVPRQVAAVVDACLAKAPEDRPATGEALADALGSAVAAAEQDAAALPPTADARLTEAQALALWQRAAQLQADALRRVDTTAIAPTLAQGGSRTGSPAAPRDGTPAEGYRLAHVQAAAIEAGISQQFVALALAELGGAQRGGTAGTALSPAPIGGWQERRATQLLGTAERSCAATRVIPAPPSRVLQALGQVLQQSPFELVLGGTVGGHPLDGGVLVFDLPGAVSTLGVASGLNLTWYGTRLQLEARSLQVTLREAPGIPGSTEVTMYTDLRPGVRRNVNASAWLSGTLGATGGGLAAAIGAKALVALGALGIALPAVGAGAVIAAGTMALYRSSYRGAVRRAEDEMGRALDAVAGSLRALELFGASAPPQRPLRIGGLRGTD comes from the coding sequence GTGGCGGCATGGGGGTGGTGTACCTCGCCCGCGACATCGCCCTCGATCGCCTGGTCGCCCTCAAGGTCCTGCCGAGCGAACTCGCCCGGAATCCGGAGACCCAGGCGCTTTCTTCGCGAGGCGCGGACCGCCGCCCAACCCTCCCACCCCAACATCGTCCCGGTCCACCACGCCGACGCGGTCGGCGACCTCGCCTTTTTCGCCATGGCCTACGTGGACGGCGAAAACCTCGGCGACCGGGTGCGCGCGCGCGGGGCGCTCCCAGTCGCCGAGGCGGTGCGCTACCTGCGCGAGGCGGCCTGGGCGTTGGCGTACGCGCACGCCCGCGGCGTCGTGCATCGCGACATCAAGCCCGAGAACATCCTGCTCGACCGCGCGACGGGACGGGTGATGGTCACCGACTTCGGGATCGCGCGCGACGCCGCGCGTGCCGACGGGCTCACGCAGACTGGGCACGTGCTGGGGACGGTGCACTACATGAGCCCCGAGCAGGTGGCGGGCGAGCCGCTCGACGGGCGCAGCGACCTCTACGCGTTAGGCGTGGTCGGCTTCCAGCTCCTGAGTGCGCGGCTCCCCTTCGAGGGCGACGTCGCCTCGGCGATCCTCGTCGCGCATGCCACGCGCCTCGCGCCCTCGCTCGCCTCCATCGCCCCGGGCGTTCCCCGGCAGGTGGCGGCGGTGGTCGATGCGTGCCTCGCCAAGGCGCCGGAGGACCGCCCCGCCACCGGCGAGGCGCTGGCCGACGCGTTAGGCTCGGCGGTGGCGGCTGCCGAGCAGGACGCGGCGGCGCTCCCCCCCACGGCCGACGCACGGCTCACGGAGGCGCAGGCCCTGGCGCTCTGGCAGCGCGCCGCGCAGCTGCAAGCCGACGCCCTCCGCCGCGTGGACACCACCGCGATCGCCCCGACGCTGGCGCAGGGAGGCTCCCGCACCGGGTCGCCGGCGGCGCCCCGCGACGGCACGCCGGCCGAGGGCTATCGGCTCGCGCACGTGCAGGCCGCGGCCATCGAGGCCGGCATCTCCCAGCAGTTTGTCGCCCTCGCCCTCGCCGAGCTGGGTGGCGCGCAGCGCGGCGGCACGGCCGGGACGGCGCTCTCGCCCGCCCCCATCGGCGGGTGGCAGGAGCGGCGCGCCACGCAGCTCCTCGGCACCGCCGAGCGCAGCTGCGCAGCCACGCGTGTCATCCCGGCCCCACCATCACGCGTCCTCCAGGCGCTCGGCCAGGTGCTGCAGCAGTCGCCCTTCGAGTTGGTGCTGGGCGGGACGGTCGGGGGACACCCGCTCGACGGCGGGGTCCTCGTCTTCGACCTTCCCGGCGCCGTCTCCACCCTCGGCGTCGCGAGTGGGCTCAACCTCACCTGGTACGGGACGCGATTGCAGCTGGAGGCGCGATCGCTGCAGGTCACGCTGCGTGAGGCGCCGGGGATCCCCGGATCAACCGAGGTCACCATGTACACCGACCTGCGCCCCGGGGTACGCCGCAACGTCAATGCGTCCGCATGGCTCTCCGGGACGCTGGGCGCGACCGGGGGCGGGCTGGCGGCGGCCATCGGCGCCAAGGCACTCGTGGCGTTGGGCGCGCTGGGGATCGCCCTCCCCGCGGTCGGCGCCGGCGCGGTGATCGCCGCCGGGACCATGGCCCTCTATCGGTCCTCGTATCGCGGCGCCGTCCGCCGGGCGGAGGACGAGATGGGACGCGCCCTCGATGCGGTCGCCGGGAGCCTGCGGGCCCTCGAGCTGTTCGGAGCGTCCGCTCCGCCGCAGCGCCCGCTCCGCATCGGAGGACTTCGCGGCACCGACTGA
- a CDS encoding diguanylate cyclase, producing the protein MTSIAPPTLAHAPASPTTTQRLWEAPEQYLLDAGREGELIIARVRVALTAVLMLIPLLNVAFASLQERRHHLLGLNFNSPFSVLASIPLMVSRDRRQPWLPMATSCFDVTLITTAQVIFALQTDPQVVVNSKVTFETYFIALTATCLRYDKRVALGAGVLAMVQFLATIAWVANSFPLDIVGGASIYGRFQWADQFSRVILLGCATTLNVFIVDGIQQQRKLSNADALTGVFNRRFFDDYLKSEVARAARASRPLAVAMIDVDLFKQFNDRFARGPTRRCSGRTRCSSRCVAATSWRATGGRSSS; encoded by the coding sequence ATGACGAGCATCGCTCCCCCCACACTCGCGCACGCGCCCGCGTCACCGACGACGACGCAACGCCTGTGGGAGGCCCCGGAGCAGTACCTGCTGGACGCGGGACGCGAAGGGGAGCTGATCATCGCGCGGGTGCGCGTGGCGCTGACGGCAGTGCTCATGCTGATCCCGCTGCTGAACGTCGCCTTCGCCTCCCTGCAGGAGCGCCGGCATCACCTGCTGGGACTCAACTTCAACTCGCCGTTTTCAGTCCTGGCCTCGATCCCTCTGATGGTCTCGCGCGACCGCCGGCAACCGTGGCTCCCGATGGCCACGTCGTGCTTCGACGTGACGCTCATCACGACGGCGCAGGTCATCTTCGCCCTGCAGACCGATCCGCAGGTCGTGGTCAACAGCAAGGTCACCTTCGAGACCTACTTCATCGCCCTCACCGCCACCTGCCTGCGCTACGACAAGCGGGTCGCGCTCGGCGCCGGCGTGCTGGCGATGGTGCAGTTCCTGGCGACGATCGCCTGGGTGGCCAACAGCTTCCCGCTCGACATCGTGGGCGGGGCCAGCATCTACGGGCGCTTCCAGTGGGCCGACCAGTTCTCGCGCGTCATCCTGCTGGGCTGTGCCACCACGCTCAACGTCTTCATCGTCGACGGCATCCAGCAGCAACGCAAGCTGTCGAATGCCGACGCCCTCACCGGCGTCTTCAACCGCCGCTTCTTCGACGACTACCTCAAGAGCGAGGTGGCCCGTGCCGCCCGCGCGTCGCGCCCGCTGGCGGTGGCGATGATCGACGTCGACCTCTTCAAGCAGTTCAACGACCGCTTCGCACGGGGCCCGACCAGGCGCTGTAGCGGTCGCACGCGCTGCAGCTCGCGGTGCGTCGCAGCGACCTCGTGGCGCGCTACGGGGGGGAGGAGTTCGTCGTGA